CTCGCCGAGGACACCGGTATCGTCTACGTGAACCATACGTACAAGAGCCATCTCAGCGTTGCCGCGTCGCTGCACGTGTTCGCGACCAATCCCGACTTCCGACTCGCCGAGTATCCGGCGGCGGAATCGCCTCTTTCGGCGAACGTGGCGTCGCGGGTCGAGCGGGGAGCCGACGGGCTGATCCGCGCGCCGGAGCAGCCGGGGATCGGCGTCACGGTCGATCTGGACGTCGTGCGGCAGTACTACGTGCCTGTGCGGATCGAGGCGGGGGGTGACGTCCTCGGATTCGGTTCTCCCGACTCCTAGCCTTCGAGCACGAGCGTGTGCGACTTGCCGCTCTCGCTCGTGATGCGGCTGGCGCCCTTGGGTACTTCCGCCAGCAAGTTCTCGGCGGCGTAGGGATCGAGGAGGAAGGTGCAGTTGGCGTGTCGCTGAAGGAAGGACGCTGGCACGCTGGACGTCTCTTTGCGGAGCACTGACGCGGCAATCGCAGGCGCTTTGGATCTGCCCTTTGCGATCAGCAGCAGTTCCTTGCCATCCATGATCGTCGCGATCCCGACGGATATAGCTCGGCGGGGCACCTGGGACAGATCGTCGCCGAAAAAGCGCGCGTTGTTTCGGACCGTGCTCGACGTGAGAATCACCAGTCGTGTCCGCGTGTCCGCCTCGCTCCCGGGCTCGTTGAATGCCACGTGACCGTCGGTGCCGATGCCGAGGACCCACAGATCGACGCCCCCCGCATCGCGGATCGCCCGTTCGTAGGCATCGCACGCTGCCTCGACATCCGTCGTCAAACCCGGTGGCACGTGGAAGTTCGAGGGCGGCAGGTCCACGTACTGAAAGAGCAGTCGGTGCATCGTAGCCCGATAGCTCTGCGGGTGATTCGGCGGGAGCCCGTAGTACTCGTCCAGGTTGAAGGTCGTCTTGTCGCGGAAGCTGAGCTTGCCGTCGTAGAACCTTTGTACGAGCCAGCCGTAAAGCTCCTCCGGCGTGGACCCGGTTGCGAGACCGAGCACTCGCAGCGCATGCCACTTGCCGAGGAGATACTCCGATGCGTAGGAGTCAACGCGCTCGGTGACAACGACTTTCACATGCCATCCTCGGT
This genomic interval from Candidatus Poribacteria bacterium contains the following:
- the nagB gene encoding glucosamine-6-phosphate deaminase, producing the protein MKVVVTERVDSYASEYLLGKWHALRVLGLATGSTPEELYGWLVQRFYDGKLSFRDKTTFNLDEYYGLPPNHPQSYRATMHRLLFQYVDLPPSNFHVPPGLTTDVEAACDAYERAIRDAGGVDLWVLGIGTDGHVAFNEPGSEADTRTRLVILTSSTVRNNARFFGDDLSQVPRRAISVGIATIMDGKELLLIAKGRSKAPAIAASVLRKETSSVPASFLQRHANCTFLLDPYAAENLLAEVPKGASRITSESGKSHTLVLEG